A single Lolium perenne isolate Kyuss_39 chromosome 6, Kyuss_2.0, whole genome shotgun sequence DNA region contains:
- the LOC127307982 gene encoding protein RGF1 INDUCIBLE TRANSCRIPTION FACTOR 1: MGMRVPGWVGGLVEESFFVGCEAHESRKKNEKNIFCLACCTSICPHCAPAHRHHPLLQVRRYVYNDVVRLGDLEKLIDCSYVQPYTINSAKVIFLKPRPQSRPFKGTGNVCLTCDRILQEPFHFCCLSCKVDHVVDQGGDLSNILLYRAGDGLPFPRFENLHVGDADSGQVTPNSILEDPVHHHNGYGYGGGGSGGSSDNAGNGDGGGETVVKRKKGGGFFPKIVLSLGNRRKGAPHRSPLA, encoded by the exons ATGGGGATGAGGGTGCCTGGGTGGGTTGGGGGCCTGGTGGAGGAGAGCTTCTTCGTGGGGTGCGAGGCGCACGAGAGCCGCAAGAAGAACGAGAAGAACATCTTCTGTCTCGCCTGCTGCACCAGCATCTGCCCGCACTGCGCCCCCGCTCACCGCCACCATCCCCTCCTCCAG GTGCGGCGATACGTGTACAATGACGTCGTCCGCCTGGGTGACCTCGAGAAGCTAATCGACTGCTCCTATGTCCAG CCCTACACGATCAACAGCGCCAAGGTGATCTTCCTCAAGCCCAGGCCTCAGTCCAGGCCGTTCAAGGGCACCGGCAACGTCTGCCTCACATGTGACAGGATCCTCCAGGAGCCCTTCCACTTCTGCTGCCTCTCCTGCAAG GTGGACCATGTCGTGGACCAGGGAGGGGACCTCTCCAACATCCTGCTCTACCGCGCCGGCGACGGTCTACCCTTCCCGCGCTTTGAGAACCTCCACGTCGGCGATGCCGACTCGGGCCAGGTCACGCCAAACTCGATCCTCGAGGACCCGGTGCATCACCACAATGGCTATGGCTATGGTGGTGGTGGCAGCGGCGGGTCGAGCGATAATGCAGGTAATGGCGATGGTGGTGGCGAGACGGTGGTGAAGAGGAAGAAAGGAGGAGGGTTCTTCCCCAAGATTGTGCTGTCACTGGGCAACAGGAGGAAAGGTGCACCCCACCGATCCCCTCTAGCCTGA